Proteins from one Clostridium cellulovorans 743B genomic window:
- a CDS encoding glycoside hydrolase family 1 protein yields MSIKYKFPVDFWWGSASSAPQGEGAARKDGKGLNVWDFWYQEEPQRFFNCVGPQNTCDFYHRYKEDIQLMKKIGHNSFRFSISWSRLIPGGVGRVNEKAVEFYSNVIDELLANGIEPFVNLYHFDMPIEMQNIGGFENREVVEAYSDYAKVTFELFGQKVKKWFTFNEPIVPVEGGYLYDFHYPNVSDFKRAVQVAYNTNIATARAIEKFRTLNLNDAKIGVILNLTPSYPRSNSDEDLKAANIADLLFNRSFLDPATKGEYPEELVRFIKENNLTPVVQEGDKELLKNNTIDLVGVNYYQPRRVKAKENLSKDDSKLMPESFFDNYEMPGRKMNIYRGWEIYEKGIYDIMINLRDNYENIESYISENGMGVEDEERFIKDGFIDDSYRIDFIKDHLIWLHKAIEEGANVKGYHLWTFIDNWSWTNAYKNRYGFVQLNLNTNKRTIKKSGHWMKEVTENNGF; encoded by the coding sequence ATGAGTATTAAATATAAATTTCCGGTAGATTTTTGGTGGGGTAGTGCATCTTCAGCACCACAAGGTGAAGGAGCAGCTAGAAAAGATGGAAAGGGCCTAAATGTTTGGGACTTTTGGTATCAAGAGGAGCCACAAAGATTCTTTAATTGTGTAGGACCTCAGAATACTTGTGATTTTTATCACAGATACAAAGAAGATATACAGCTTATGAAGAAAATAGGACATAATAGCTTTAGATTTTCTATTTCTTGGTCAAGACTTATTCCAGGAGGCGTAGGTCGGGTAAACGAAAAGGCAGTAGAATTTTATAGCAATGTTATAGATGAACTTTTAGCTAATGGTATAGAACCTTTTGTAAATTTATATCATTTTGATATGCCTATAGAAATGCAGAATATAGGCGGTTTTGAAAATAGAGAAGTGGTAGAAGCTTATAGTGATTATGCAAAGGTTACCTTCGAACTTTTTGGTCAAAAGGTGAAAAAGTGGTTTACCTTTAATGAGCCGATAGTTCCTGTTGAAGGTGGGTATCTTTATGATTTCCATTACCCAAATGTTTCAGATTTTAAAAGAGCAGTTCAAGTTGCATACAATACTAATATTGCTACGGCGAGAGCTATAGAGAAGTTTAGAACTTTGAATTTGAATGATGCAAAAATAGGAGTTATTCTAAATCTTACTCCATCATATCCAAGAAGTAATTCAGATGAGGATTTAAAGGCAGCAAATATCGCAGATTTATTATTTAATAGAAGTTTTTTAGATCCTGCTACTAAAGGAGAATATCCAGAAGAACTTGTTAGGTTTATAAAAGAAAATAATCTCACACCAGTAGTTCAAGAAGGTGATAAGGAATTACTTAAAAACAATACTATAGATTTAGTGGGTGTAAACTATTATCAACCAAGAAGGGTTAAGGCAAAGGAAAATCTAAGCAAGGATGATTCAAAGCTTATGCCAGAAAGCTTTTTTGATAACTATGAGATGCCAGGAAGAAAAATGAACATCTATAGAGGTTGGGAGATATATGAAAAAGGTATATACGATATAATGATCAACCTAAGAGATAATTATGAAAATATAGAATCTTATATTTCTGAGAATGGTATGGGTGTTGAAGATGAGGAGCGTTTTATAAAGGATGGATTTATAGATGATAGCTATAGGATAGATTTCATAAAGGATCATCTTATATGGTTACATAAGGCCATAGAAGAAGGTGCTAATGTTAAGGGCTATCACTTGTGGACTTTTATTGATAATTGGTCTTGGACTAATGCCTATAAAAATAGATATGGTTTTGTCCAACTAAATTTAAATACTAATAAGAGGACTATAAAAAAGAGTGGTCATTGGATGAAGGAAGTTACAGAAAACAATGGATTTTAA
- a CDS encoding GNAT family N-acetyltransferase: protein MSIDKKIIECELQYTKCFSEFVENGNIVRFHDNQLMDMYYHNYTYVYNSNEGKSLKQIIEKEIGLRIFEKSNYCNILLDDVVSEPFWISDKYKAEISTKGFYSLDISCVDKLFMISGCEIKRVVSQAMIDDILFCNLENDEEALGKDFCTRRCYRRGQVYLSDKGVNSYVCYHDGNIIGNCDLFIYNDVAKIEDFSVLDKYQRKGYGTTILKVLIDIALKAGCKTIYLNTYEDETAKEMYMKNGFYKIGESCDLLFRF, encoded by the coding sequence ATGAGCATTGATAAAAAAATTATAGAATGTGAGCTCCAGTATACAAAATGTTTTTCAGAGTTTGTTGAAAATGGGAATATAGTTAGGTTTCATGATAACCAATTAATGGACATGTATTATCACAATTATACGTATGTATATAATTCAAATGAAGGGAAAAGCTTAAAGCAAATTATTGAAAAGGAAATTGGACTTAGGATATTTGAGAAAAGTAACTATTGTAATATTCTTTTAGATGATGTTGTTAGTGAGCCTTTTTGGATTAGTGATAAATATAAAGCTGAAATATCAACAAAAGGATTCTATTCTTTAGATATTTCTTGTGTTGATAAATTATTTATGATATCAGGTTGCGAAATAAAGAGAGTTGTTAGCCAAGCAATGATAGATGATATTTTATTTTGTAACTTGGAGAATGATGAGGAGGCACTAGGAAAAGATTTTTGCACAAGAAGATGTTACAGACGCGGACAAGTCTATCTTTCTGATAAAGGTGTGAATTCTTATGTATGCTACCACGATGGTAATATAATAGGAAATTGTGATTTGTTTATTTATAATGATGTTGCTAAAATAGAAGATTTTTCTGTTTTGGATAAATATCAACGCAAGGGATATGGGACAACCATATTAAAAGTATTAATTGATATAGCATTAAAAGCGGGATGTAAAACCATTTATCTAAATACATATGAGGATGAGACTGCTAAAGAAATGTATATGAAGAATGGTTTTTATAAAATAGGTGAGAGTTGTGATTTATTATTTAGATTTTAA
- a CDS encoding ABC transporter substrate-binding protein, translating to MKKRLLATILTSVLVVGSLAGCGNSTKTETKESTKTDGKKTITVWAWDTNYNIPIIKEAGKRYTEKHPDVEIVVNEYTNEDVSKKLQTAFASSTTKGLPDITLMEDVKVQKYLSTYTDQFVDLTSSLPFDKFADFKVKAVSYQDKKYGLPFDTGVAALFYRKDLLEKAGFTAKDLENITWDQYIEIGKKVKAATGVDWLVNDLYNGTTLENIMIQSAGQWYYDDNGKINIKDNKALEESLTLIKKMNDEKIFLAANDWTEYVSAYSSGKAATAIQGCWFLPTIKSDASASGKWAVTSVPRLTKTPNAKNASNQGGSSLYVLNSSENKDASIDFLKEVFAGDADFYQKILKDQGALCAYLPAFEGSAFETKDEYFGGQQIFKNFAQYIKDVPQVTYDKNTATAQNSVQAAIKDILDGNVEVSKVLGTIEEMTKNQTGE from the coding sequence ATGAAAAAACGACTATTAGCAACTATTCTTACAAGTGTATTAGTAGTAGGCTCTTTAGCTGGTTGTGGAAACTCAACAAAAACTGAAACTAAAGAATCAACCAAAACAGATGGTAAAAAAACTATCACTGTATGGGCATGGGACACTAATTACAATATTCCTATAATAAAGGAAGCTGGAAAAAGATATACTGAAAAACACCCAGATGTAGAAATAGTAGTAAATGAATATACTAATGAAGACGTATCTAAAAAACTACAAACTGCATTTGCATCAAGTACTACAAAAGGTTTACCTGACATTACATTAATGGAAGACGTTAAAGTTCAAAAGTATCTTTCAACGTACACAGATCAATTCGTAGATCTAACAAGTTCTCTTCCATTTGATAAATTCGCAGATTTCAAGGTTAAAGCAGTTAGCTACCAAGATAAAAAATACGGTCTACCTTTTGATACAGGAGTTGCTGCATTATTCTACAGAAAAGACTTATTAGAAAAAGCAGGCTTCACAGCAAAAGATCTAGAGAACATCACTTGGGATCAATACATTGAAATTGGTAAAAAAGTAAAGGCTGCAACAGGTGTTGATTGGCTAGTAAACGACTTATACAATGGTACAACATTAGAAAACATAATGATTCAATCAGCTGGTCAATGGTACTATGATGACAACGGCAAAATAAATATCAAAGATAATAAAGCTTTAGAAGAATCATTAACTTTAATCAAGAAAATGAATGATGAAAAAATATTCTTAGCTGCTAATGACTGGACTGAATACGTAAGTGCTTACAGTTCTGGTAAAGCTGCTACAGCAATACAAGGATGCTGGTTCTTACCAACAATCAAGAGTGATGCTAGTGCATCTGGAAAATGGGCTGTTACTTCAGTTCCAAGACTTACAAAAACACCTAATGCTAAAAATGCTTCAAACCAAGGTGGATCAAGCTTATATGTATTAAACAGTTCAGAAAATAAAGATGCTTCAATAGACTTCTTAAAAGAAGTATTTGCAGGCGATGCTGATTTCTATCAAAAGATATTAAAAGATCAAGGTGCACTTTGTGCTTACCTACCAGCATTTGAAGGTTCAGCTTTCGAAACTAAAGATGAATACTTTGGCGGACAACAAATCTTCAAAAATTTTGCTCAATATATTAAAGACGTTCCACAAGTAACTTATGACAAAAACACAGCTACTGCTCAAAATTCAGTTCAAGCTGCAATAAAAGACATTTTAGATGGCAATGTTGAAGTTTCAAAAGTTCTAGGAACTATAGAAGAAATGACTAAAAACCAAACTGGTGAATAA
- a CDS encoding carbohydrate ABC transporter permease, protein MIFNSLKNQSTDKSNTHKLNKQDISGWLFVSVAVLLITIFVVYPIISAFLLSFKSPNGATYTFSGITNIKRMLSDSLFYKSLGNTLLFLVIQVPIMLFIALVLASLMNSDKIKFKGIFRTAIFLPCVTSLVAYSVLFKMMFSGDGIINRTLLSLHIINDPILFLNSTFWAKVIIIVALIWRWTGYNMMFYLSGLQTIPKEVYEASSIDGASKIKQFLFITVPQLKPIILFTAITSTIGTLQLFDEPMNITKGGPSNSTVTISQYIYNQSFVFNPNFGYAAMLSFAIVVIVVILSVIQFKVAGEE, encoded by the coding sequence ATGATTTTTAATTCCCTAAAGAATCAATCAACTGATAAATCTAATACTCACAAATTAAATAAACAAGATATAAGTGGTTGGTTATTTGTCAGCGTCGCAGTACTATTAATTACAATTTTCGTTGTTTACCCAATAATTAGCGCCTTTCTTTTATCATTTAAATCACCAAACGGTGCTACTTATACGTTTAGTGGAATAACTAATATCAAGAGAATGCTCAGCGACTCCCTATTCTATAAATCACTTGGAAATACACTTCTTTTCCTAGTAATTCAAGTACCGATAATGCTTTTTATTGCTCTTGTTTTAGCTTCACTTATGAACTCTGATAAAATAAAATTTAAAGGTATTTTTAGAACTGCAATCTTTCTACCATGTGTAACATCACTAGTTGCATATTCTGTACTATTCAAAATGATGTTCTCTGGAGATGGAATCATAAATAGAACTTTATTATCTTTACACATTATAAATGATCCTATTTTATTCTTAAACTCTACATTTTGGGCTAAGGTAATAATTATAGTAGCTCTTATTTGGAGATGGACTGGCTATAACATGATGTTCTATCTATCTGGACTTCAAACTATACCAAAAGAAGTTTATGAAGCCTCATCAATCGATGGCGCAAGCAAGATTAAACAATTTTTATTTATAACAGTTCCTCAATTAAAACCAATAATATTATTTACTGCTATAACCTCAACAATTGGTACATTACAATTATTTGATGAACCTATGAATATAACAAAGGGTGGTCCATCAAACTCTACAGTTACAATATCACAATATATTTATAATCAATCCTTTGTCTTCAATCCAAACTTCGGATATGCAGCAATGCTTTCTTTTGCAATAGTTGTAATAGTTGTAATTCTATCGGTTATACAATTTAAAGTAGCAGGGGAGGAATAA
- a CDS encoding ABC transporter ATP-binding protein: MDFKNEPIITLSDLKMNYGEKEVLKGINLEVYKGQIIGYIGPNGAGKSTTVKILLGLVQGYTGTVKIFGKDVSSADVEYKKRIGYVPELADVYESLTAREYITFIGELYGLNEKESSDKGKRLMKIFDIAEVYDERISSFSKGMKQKVVLIASLIHNPDILFLDEPLSGLDANSVMIVKEILSHLAAQGKTIFYSSHIMDVVEKISSRIVLINGGHVVADGTFKELKEKNKEGSLEEIFNDLTGFDSHTALAEEFVAIVQEGEGYEGL; the protein is encoded by the coding sequence ATGGATTTTAAGAATGAACCAATAATAACCTTAAGTGATTTAAAAATGAACTATGGTGAAAAGGAAGTACTAAAGGGAATAAATTTAGAAGTTTATAAAGGACAAATCATAGGCTATATAGGACCAAACGGAGCTGGCAAAAGTACTACAGTTAAAATACTACTAGGACTTGTACAAGGGTATACTGGGACGGTAAAAATCTTTGGTAAGGATGTATCAAGTGCAGATGTGGAATATAAAAAAAGAATTGGGTATGTTCCAGAATTAGCAGATGTATATGAAAGTTTAACTGCTAGGGAATATATAACCTTTATCGGAGAATTATATGGTCTAAATGAAAAAGAATCTAGCGATAAAGGAAAGAGACTTATGAAAATCTTTGATATCGCTGAAGTATATGATGAAAGAATATCTTCATTTTCAAAAGGAATGAAGCAAAAGGTGGTTCTTATTGCAAGCTTAATACATAATCCTGATATCCTATTCTTAGATGAGCCATTAAGTGGACTTGATGCTAACAGTGTTATGATTGTTAAAGAAATTTTATCTCATTTAGCGGCACAAGGAAAGACCATATTCTATTCTTCACATATCATGGATGTCGTTGAGAAGATAAGTAGTAGAATTGTATTAATAAACGGGGGTCATGTTGTTGCGGATGGAACCTTTAAGGAATTAAAGGAAAAGAATAAAGAAGGGTCTTTAGAAGAGATCTTTAATGATTTAACTGGCTTCGACTCTCATACAGCATTAGCTGAAGAGTTTGTAGCTATAGTGCAAGAAGGTGAAGGATATGAAGGATTATAA
- a CDS encoding response regulator, whose protein sequence is MIKVMIIDDDFITRTKLNTIINWPHYNYEICGVYSNPKNAIENIENDKPDIVITDMSMPILNGVDVIRFLKKEYPSIKTIALSAYDDFDYVRESLKLKAVDYILKNQLNAEELLSVLNTAVKEIEKENNESINRSKLNEELSTHKYLVNRELINKIMNKEFEDENLLKSFIQYFDIKDSMGNLIILALEIDDYETYKSRFTLEDENKFIRSYTEIIKESVFNKEDSIIEYISKGQFLIIINNKKEISLGNIDSKTKETTEKLISVSKRYFNVTISLGISSLCHNVKEILKYVFEANYALKEKFSKGKGKIYKGTQSSIDEIQNFYLSSKDQEKIYNYIIYKEEVLLKEHIEYIFSKIAEMNITRENAREICIEIMTILYRVLKENGFVIQLLGYSYNPIDYIEKLETAEDQKNYLLEISLKIIGILSTYEIRDSYSKYTREAIKYINENFKNNISLTDVSNKLGISSAYLSHTFKSDYPKGFVEYLNLVRVQYAKFLINSGEYTLKEIVGEAGFSSYNYFFKIFKSITGVTPTQFKDTSNSSFTLK, encoded by the coding sequence ATGATAAAAGTTATGATTATCGATGATGATTTCATCACCCGTACAAAACTTAACACTATAATAAACTGGCCACATTATAATTATGAAATTTGTGGAGTATACTCAAATCCTAAAAACGCTATTGAAAATATTGAAAATGACAAACCAGATATAGTAATCACTGATATGAGTATGCCAATCTTAAACGGCGTCGATGTTATAAGATTTTTGAAAAAAGAATACCCCTCAATAAAAACTATAGCTCTTAGTGCATACGATGACTTTGATTATGTAAGAGAAAGTTTAAAACTTAAAGCTGTTGATTATATTTTAAAAAATCAATTAAATGCTGAAGAATTATTATCAGTTCTAAATACTGCAGTTAAAGAGATTGAAAAAGAAAATAATGAATCTATTAATCGAAGCAAATTGAACGAAGAACTTAGCACTCATAAATATTTAGTTAACAGAGAACTTATCAATAAAATAATGAATAAAGAATTTGAAGATGAGAATTTACTTAAATCCTTTATCCAATACTTCGATATTAAAGATTCTATGGGCAATCTTATTATTCTAGCTCTGGAAATAGATGATTACGAAACCTATAAATCAAGATTTACCCTTGAAGATGAAAATAAATTTATACGGTCCTATACAGAGATAATAAAAGAATCTGTATTTAATAAAGAAGATAGCATAATAGAATATATCTCGAAAGGTCAATTCCTAATTATTATAAACAATAAAAAAGAGATAAGCCTTGGTAATATAGATAGTAAAACAAAAGAAACTACAGAGAAACTTATATCTGTATCAAAAAGATATTTCAACGTGACTATCTCCTTAGGTATTAGTAGCCTTTGCCACAATGTGAAAGAAATACTCAAGTATGTCTTTGAAGCTAATTACGCATTAAAAGAGAAGTTTTCTAAAGGAAAAGGGAAAATATATAAAGGTACTCAATCCTCTATTGATGAAATTCAAAATTTCTATTTGAGTTCAAAAGACCAAGAAAAAATTTATAATTATATCATATATAAGGAAGAAGTCTTATTAAAAGAACATATTGAATACATATTTTCAAAGATAGCAGAGATGAATATAACCAGAGAAAATGCCAGAGAAATCTGTATAGAAATAATGACTATACTATATAGGGTATTAAAAGAAAATGGTTTTGTCATTCAGTTATTAGGCTATTCCTATAATCCAATTGATTACATAGAAAAGCTTGAAACAGCTGAAGATCAAAAAAACTATCTGCTTGAGATATCATTAAAAATTATTGGAATATTAAGTACCTATGAAATAAGGGATAGTTATTCAAAATATACAAGAGAAGCTATAAAATATATAAATGAGAACTTTAAGAATAATATATCTTTAACTGATGTATCAAACAAATTGGGTATATCAAGCGCTTATTTAAGCCATACTTTTAAATCCGACTATCCAAAAGGCTTTGTAGAATACTTAAACTTAGTAAGAGTTCAATATGCAAAATTTCTAATTAATTCTGGAGAATACACGCTAAAGGAGATAGTTGGAGAAGCAGGTTTCAGTAGTTATAACTACTTTTTTAAAATCTTCAAGTCTATCACCGGTGTCACTCCAACACAATTTAAGGATACTAGTAATTCTTCCTTTACCTTAAAATAA